Sequence from the Luteibacter aegosomaticola genome:
CTCACGGGCCACGACGGGGGCGCAGATGACCAGGTCGCCGATCAGCGGCAGGTCCACGCCCGGGGGCAGGTCGGCCTCGAACGAAAGCACGTTGGTCGCGTAATCGCGGCCCCGGTACTGCAGGTTCAGGGCCTGGCCTTCCTCGGCATCGACAATCCGGATGGCGACCTCGGTGGCCTTGCGCCGGCGGGCGCCCTTCAGCGCCACCTCGACCCAGCGGCGGAAGCTCGCGGCCGAGGGGATGCCCTTGCGCGAGGCGGTGGCGTAGCCGACGGCGACATCGACCTGGCTCACGGCGTCTCGTCCGCTTTCTGTTCGAACGCCTCGTACGCGCGCACGATCTTGGCGACCAGCGGGTGGCGGACCACGTCGCGGGAGGTGAAGAAGGTGAAGCTGATGCCGTCCACGCCGCGCAACACCTCGATGGCGTGGCGCAGGCCCGAGCGGATGTGCCGGGGCAGGTCCACCTGCGAGACGTCGCCGGTGATGACCGCGACCGAGCCAAAGCCGATGCGGGTCAGGAACATCTTCATCTGCTCAACGGTGGTGTTCTGCGCTTCGTCGAGGATCACGTACGAATCGTTGAGCGTGCGGCCGCGCATATACGCCAGCGGGGCGATCTCGATGACGTTGCGTTCGATGAGCTTGGCGACCTTTTCAAAGCCGACCATCTCGTACAGCGCGTCGTACAGCGGGCGCAGGTAGGGGTCGAT
This genomic interval carries:
- the ybeY gene encoding rRNA maturation RNase YbeY, producing the protein MSQVDVAVGYATASRKGIPSAASFRRWVEVALKGARRRKATEVAIRIVDAEEGQALNLQYRGRDYATNVLSFEADLPPGVDLPLIGDLVICAPVVAREAAEQGKKPNDHWAHLTIHGTLHLLGFDHIEDAEAEEMEALETKVLAGLGIADPYVAP